In Elusimicrobiota bacterium, a single genomic region encodes these proteins:
- the alaS gene encoding alanine--tRNA ligase, with amino-acid sequence MTNSNQLRQQYLDFFKSRGHTVRPSTPLIPQGDPTLMFNSAGMVPFKPYFLGIKKDLSRAASCQKCFRTTDIDRVGRTLRHLTFFEMLGNFSFGDYFKAEAIPWAWEFLTKDLSIDPKLLHPTVFKDDEEAAALWGKLALKNPVGRLGEDSNFWAMGPTGPCGPCSEIYFDRGPQFACASPSCAPGCDCDRYIEVWNLVFTQFDRQGDGSLKPLPRKNIDTGMGFERLAFVAQGKLSPFDTDLFTPIVDKAAGILNTAPDRSPETALAFRVISDHARAAAMLMSEGVIPSNVERGYVLRRLIRRAVRYGQLLGCAEPFLYKLVPAVLEIFRDTYPEIVAAEAQVVSGLKMEETRFIETLAAGERELEALLAETSGTLPGEQAFKLYDTFGFPLELTKEICLQRGLKVDEDGFAQAKERAAEKARASWKGSGEKEVLSQGLAAHATVFTGYERLSEKTRILDARFKGGEGIVVLERVPFYAESGGQVGDTGELLSADGRAVLAEVLDTQKHEETTVLMVKAAAGAPPLAPGGEVLAEVDAARRRRIMPHHTATHLMNEALREVLGAHVRQAGSYVDDKRLRFDFTHPKAVTAEEIHRIEAIVNEQVRKALPVDTKEMPPAEAKEHGAITLLGEDYGTRARAVLVGAKGWLEPRNRFSLELCGGTHVSNTSEIEAFKIVKESSVAAGIRRIEAVAGPAASEWVVKKAEAHKALLAGLVAKQDVLLQSLRALGGEAAPCAMREEASLRGHLKHLENTLTGLKAKTLSGSTEGRKVLEAKGIKLCVQKLVGADPKSLRGISDKLKSELGSGAVFLAAPHAGKISFVLAATPDLAGKGFDAGSLAKKFAAAHGGSAGGRADFAQGGLPEADWDALVESLSGLL; translated from the coding sequence ATGACCAACAGCAACCAATTGAGACAGCAATACCTTGATTTCTTCAAGAGCCGGGGCCACACGGTGCGCCCCTCGACTCCCCTCATCCCGCAGGGCGACCCGACCTTGATGTTCAACTCCGCGGGCATGGTGCCTTTCAAGCCGTACTTCCTGGGCATCAAGAAGGACCTGTCCCGCGCCGCGAGCTGCCAGAAATGCTTCCGGACCACGGACATCGACCGGGTGGGCCGGACCTTGCGGCATCTGACCTTCTTCGAGATGCTGGGCAATTTCTCCTTCGGCGACTACTTCAAGGCCGAGGCCATCCCCTGGGCCTGGGAGTTCCTGACCAAGGACCTCAGCATAGACCCGAAGCTTCTGCATCCCACGGTGTTCAAGGACGACGAGGAGGCGGCCGCGCTCTGGGGCAAGCTGGCCCTGAAGAACCCGGTGGGCCGCCTGGGCGAGGACAGCAACTTCTGGGCCATGGGCCCGACCGGGCCCTGCGGCCCCTGCTCCGAGATCTACTTCGACCGGGGCCCGCAGTTCGCCTGCGCCAGCCCCTCCTGCGCGCCGGGCTGCGACTGCGACCGCTACATCGAGGTCTGGAACCTGGTCTTCACGCAATTCGACCGGCAGGGAGACGGGAGCCTCAAGCCCCTGCCCCGCAAGAACATCGACACGGGCATGGGCTTCGAGCGCCTGGCTTTCGTGGCGCAGGGCAAGCTCTCGCCCTTCGACACGGACCTGTTCACGCCCATCGTGGATAAGGCCGCGGGCATCCTCAACACGGCGCCGGACCGGTCCCCTGAGACGGCCCTGGCCTTCCGCGTGATCTCGGACCATGCCCGGGCCGCCGCCATGCTGATGAGCGAGGGCGTGATCCCCTCGAATGTCGAGCGCGGCTATGTCCTGAGAAGGCTCATCCGCCGCGCGGTGCGCTACGGGCAGCTGCTGGGCTGCGCCGAGCCGTTCCTCTACAAGCTCGTGCCCGCGGTGCTGGAGATCTTCCGGGACACCTACCCCGAGATCGTCGCGGCCGAGGCCCAGGTGGTCAGCGGCCTCAAGATGGAAGAGACCCGCTTCATCGAGACTTTGGCCGCCGGCGAGCGCGAGCTCGAGGCCCTGCTGGCGGAGACTTCCGGGACCTTGCCCGGAGAACAGGCCTTCAAGCTCTACGACACCTTCGGCTTCCCGCTGGAGCTCACCAAGGAGATCTGCCTGCAGCGCGGGCTCAAGGTGGACGAGGACGGCTTTGCCCAGGCCAAGGAGCGGGCGGCCGAGAAGGCCCGCGCCTCGTGGAAGGGCTCCGGGGAGAAAGAGGTCCTCTCCCAAGGCCTGGCGGCCCACGCGACGGTCTTCACCGGCTACGAAAGGCTCTCGGAGAAGACCAGGATCCTCGACGCGCGCTTCAAGGGCGGCGAAGGCATCGTGGTCCTGGAGCGGGTCCCGTTCTACGCGGAGAGCGGCGGCCAGGTCGGAGACACGGGAGAGCTCTTGTCCGCGGACGGCCGCGCCGTGCTGGCCGAGGTGCTCGACACTCAGAAGCACGAGGAGACCACGGTGCTCATGGTCAAGGCGGCCGCGGGCGCGCCGCCGCTGGCGCCGGGCGGCGAGGTGCTCGCCGAGGTGGACGCGGCGCGCCGCCGCCGCATCATGCCGCACCATACGGCCACGCATCTCATGAACGAGGCCTTGCGCGAGGTGCTGGGCGCGCACGTGCGCCAAGCCGGCTCTTATGTCGACGACAAACGCCTGCGCTTCGACTTCACCCATCCCAAAGCCGTGACCGCCGAGGAGATCCACCGCATCGAGGCCATCGTCAACGAGCAGGTCCGCAAGGCCCTGCCCGTGGACACGAAGGAGATGCCCCCGGCCGAGGCCAAAGAGCACGGCGCCATCACCCTGTTGGGCGAGGACTACGGGACCCGGGCGCGCGCCGTGCTGGTGGGCGCCAAGGGCTGGCTGGAGCCGCGCAACCGCTTCAGCCTGGAGCTCTGCGGGGGCACGCATGTGTCCAACACCTCGGAGATCGAGGCTTTCAAGATCGTGAAGGAGTCGTCGGTGGCCGCGGGCATCCGGCGCATCGAGGCGGTGGCGGGGCCGGCGGCCAGCGAGTGGGTGGTGAAGAAGGCGGAGGCGCACAAGGCGCTGCTGGCTGGCCTGGTGGCCAAGCAGGACGTCCTGCTCCAGTCGCTGCGCGCCTTGGGCGGCGAGGCCGCGCCTTGCGCGATGCGCGAGGAGGCGTCCTTGCGCGGCCACTTGAAGCACCTGGAGAACACTCTGACGGGCCTTAAGGCCAAGACGCTCTCCGGCTCCACGGAGGGCCGCAAGGTGCTCGAAGCCAAGGGCATCAAGCTCTGCGTGCAGAAGCTCGTGGGCGCCGACCCCAAGTCCTTGCGCGGCATATCGGACAAGCTGAAATCGGAGCTGGGCTCGGGGGCGGTGTTCTTGGCCGCGCCGCACGCGGGCAAGATCTCGTTCGTGCTGGCGGCCACGCCCGACCTGGCCGGCAAGGGCTTCGACGCGGGGTCTTTGGCCAAGAAGTTCGCGGCCGCGCACGGGGGCTCGGCGGGCGGGCGGGCGGATTTCGCGCAGGGCGGGCTTCCCGAGGCGGACTGGGACGCCCTGGTGGAGAGCCTGTCCGGGCTGCTCTGA
- a CDS encoding M23 family metallopeptidase, with the protein MNLGKSVKEWLGHRITVMVIPAAAFKPWRWQCSTAFGLFCLVLWSGVTIWAGFICGRHVDYWITKADNRVMLAKMGYLAAEMEKARDTLDVAQATDRQMRVLLSLSRREDLLGNNTAVGGPTAADRISLRRLLAIDPASVRQTDWHRQIEALRQDSLKRLASFQEIAWYIGNQRSLLHATPAMWPTSGQITSLFGYRLSPMQRSEEGGGEFHPGVDIANRADTLIYATANGTVRLAGWTSGYGQLIVIDHGYGISTAYGHTSKSLVKAGDRVTRGQVIGYMGTTGRSTGAHLHYEIRRNGQPVNPMIYLKVRSAEDLLGYAQAAGR; encoded by the coding sequence GTGAACCTAGGAAAGAGCGTCAAGGAATGGTTGGGCCATAGGATCACCGTGATGGTGATCCCGGCCGCGGCTTTCAAGCCCTGGCGCTGGCAGTGCTCCACCGCCTTCGGGCTGTTCTGCCTCGTCCTCTGGTCCGGCGTCACCATCTGGGCCGGGTTCATCTGCGGCCGCCACGTCGACTACTGGATCACCAAGGCCGACAACCGCGTGATGCTGGCGAAGATGGGCTATCTCGCCGCCGAGATGGAGAAGGCGCGCGACACCCTCGATGTGGCCCAGGCCACAGACCGGCAGATGCGGGTCCTCCTGAGCCTTTCCCGCCGCGAGGATCTCCTCGGCAACAACACGGCGGTGGGCGGACCCACGGCCGCGGACCGCATCAGCCTGCGCCGCCTGCTGGCCATCGACCCGGCCAGCGTCCGGCAGACCGACTGGCACCGCCAGATCGAGGCCCTGCGCCAGGACTCCCTCAAGCGCCTGGCCAGCTTCCAGGAGATCGCCTGGTACATCGGCAACCAGCGCAGCCTCCTGCACGCCACGCCGGCCATGTGGCCGACCTCGGGGCAGATCACCTCCCTCTTCGGCTACCGCCTCTCGCCCATGCAGCGCTCCGAGGAAGGCGGCGGCGAGTTCCACCCCGGCGTGGACATCGCCAACCGGGCCGACACCTTGATCTACGCCACGGCCAACGGGACCGTGCGCTTGGCGGGCTGGACCTCCGGCTACGGCCAGCTCATCGTCATCGACCACGGCTACGGCATCTCCACGGCCTACGGCCATACCTCCAAGTCCTTGGTCAAGGCCGGCGACCGCGTGACCCGCGGCCAGGTCATCGGCTACATGGGCACCACCGGCCGCTCCACCGGCGCGCACCTGCACTATGAGATCCGGCGCAACGGCCAGCCGGTCAACCCCATGATCTATCTCAAGGTCCGTTCCGCCGAGGACCTCCTGGGCTACGCCCAGGCGGCGGGGCGCTGA